From Patescibacteria group bacterium, a single genomic window includes:
- a CDS encoding heat-shock protein Hsp20 yields the protein MADSLLPRRLWSLPTITFPSLLEDVFEEVEELVPATIWPSTTYLQGLSISEDDKNVYVEAAVPGVDPKEIEVTYENGVLTIRGEKKEEEKGKTFRRRATRSFFYRISPGDVDPNKEPEAVCKNGVMTVTFAKVPEAKPKKIAVKTA from the coding sequence ATGGCAGATAGTTTATTACCACGAAGGCTATGGAGTCTTCCAACAATTACTTTTCCCTCACTTCTTGAAGATGTGTTTGAAGAGGTAGAAGAGTTGGTTCCGGCAACCATCTGGCCTTCGACTACTTATCTACAAGGGTTAAGTATATCAGAAGATGATAAAAATGTATATGTAGAAGCAGCAGTTCCAGGTGTTGATCCCAAAGAAATTGAAGTAACATATGAAAATGGTGTCTTGACCATCCGTGGTGAAAAAAAGGAAGAAGAAAAAGGAAAGACATTTAGAAGAAGAGCAACAAGATCTTTCTTCTATCGGATATCACCTGGAGACGTTGATCCTAATAAAGAGCCAGAGGCAGTATGCAAAAACGGTGTAATGACTGTTACTTTTGCCAAAGTGCCAGAGGCCAAACCCAAAAAAATTGCAGTCAAAACTGCATAA